The Drosophila innubila isolate TH190305 chromosome 3R unlocalized genomic scaffold, UK_Dinn_1.0 2_E_3R, whole genome shotgun sequence genome has a segment encoding these proteins:
- the LOC117792439 gene encoding superoxide dismutase [Cu-Zn], whose product MISDRFVIAFIIFNVFYAIFVPGSAQNLLDRLRPAPANLTRSDDVKVVSGTKVKRYERLTVPFGGVGPIIGGIGAAGLLSPLLHPQPAYLGYAYVPQWQAAAKLMGDGESSGATGMITLQQLPYNSDIKVTINATGLPAGKHALHIHTYGDLSEGCKSTGGQFPNNFLGNLEVMDDGSVSSVFMSIYLQLFGFNGIIGRSIVIHSKPIDLNTALNAEVFSSSLAVMPNALAYQNEEISVGAPIACGVISIMSTSISPTPATSPPAPSPPEAEK is encoded by the exons ATGATCAGCGATAGATTCGTTATAGCGTTTATCATATTTAACGttttttatgccatttttGTGCCTGGCAGCGCACAAAATCTGCTGGATCGTTTGAGACCTGCGCCCGCCAATCTGACTCGGAGCGATGACGTCAAGGTAGTTTCCGGCACAAAGGTGAAGCGCTACGAGCGTCTAACGGTTCCATTTGGCGGCGTGGGTCCAATCATTGGAGGCATCGGTGCAGCTGGATTACTCAGCCCTCTCCTTCATCCGCAGCCGGCTTACTTGGGTTATGCTTAT GTTCCTCAATGGCAGGCGGCAGCTAAGCTCATGGGAGATGGCGAATCTTCGGGAGCAACTGGTATGATCACCTTGCAGCAGTTGCCCTACAACAGTGACATCAAAGTGACCATTAATGCGACGGGTTTGCCAGCTGGAAAACATGCTCTCCACATTCATACTTATGGGGATCTCAGCGAGGGATGCAAATCCACGGGTGGACAGTTTCCCAATAATTTT CTGGGCAACCTGGAGGTCATGGACGATGGCAGCGTATCGTCGGTGTTTATGAGTATCTACCTGCAACTCTTTGGCTTCAATGGCATCATTGGTCGTTCCATTGTAATCCACAGCAAACCCATCGATCTGAACACAGCGCTCAATGCGGAGGTATTCTCCTCCTCTTTGGCGGTTATGCCTAATGCCTTGGCCTATCAAAATGAGGAGATCTCGGTAGGTGCCCCCATTGCCTGTGGCGTCATCAGTATCATGAGCACATCCATATCACCGACTCCAGCCACTTCGCCTCCAGCTCCTTCACCTCCAGAAGCCGAGAAATAG
- the LOC117792440 gene encoding laccase has translation MDKSKSHRWLLWMIWLCLQVVVGQATLEDQPSVKTEWFSFPWSRNNKTNKGPQLSGGLQLKDDYGQVDISSFSGFERHPCRRVCQQGQSQSCYYQLVVHNYRRLGSECQRCPYDERACASENCIYGDGVSNPIMAVNRMVPGPAIELCENDTVVIDVLNYLGESTTMHWHGIHMSRTPEMDGVAYVTQYPLEPGEVFRYEFQADRSGSMWYHSHMGWQRGFGVAGNLIIRQPHQANPHARLYDYDLVEHALLVQDIFYDYDFQQVRNILINGKGRNHLSQLPDQDDRHRYERLRVTPGYRYRIRVLYNGIFNCPVEFSIEQHKLLIISTDGNDIEPVLADGFFLTSAERFDFVLEANQYAKNYWIRVRGFEQCEERNIYQGAVLSYRGAARTELPQGSILDGQQTRDLHDPPIYINDFRYSFSNESIITLRQSSPDKDVGTVSLRSLEPVPWPRYTKFLTHYSSLSQRQAPNGEQLFQIDEISYLSPGISLLQGRHLYQDDGYFCNRSSLAAQGRNCARELCECVHVIRLPAYRPIEMVVANYMDGTHPIHMHGFTFRLVGQGVLGNQNDLRNIRELDRRGRLSRLPDDYAAVAKDTVQVPGLGYVILRFISDNPGFWSYHCHIESHAVMGMAAVLKIGEDHQMKRIPARVRC, from the exons ATGGATAAAAGTAAAAGCCATCGCTGGCTACTGTGGATGATATGGCTATGCCTCCAAGTGGTCGTGGGACAAGCAACGCTGGAGGATCAGCCAAGTGTCAAGACAGAATGGTTCAGTTTTCCCTGGTCGCGGAATAACAAAACCAATAAGGGACCACAGTTGAGCGGAGGCTTGCAGCTGAAAGATGACTATGGTCAGGTGGATATATCCAGTTTCAGTGGCTTCGAGCGACATCCTTGTCGCCGGGTTTGCCAGCAAGGACAATCGCAGAGCTGTTACTATCAGTTGGTGGTGCACAACTATCGTCGGTTGGGATCGGAGTGCCAACGTTGTCCGTATGATGAACGAGCCTGCGCCTCGGAGAACTGCATCTATGGAGATGGCGTCTCCAATCCCATTATGGCCGTGAATCGCATGGTGCCGGGTCCGGCGATAGAGCTCTGTGAGAATGACACTGTTGTGATTGATGTGCTCAACTATTTGGGTGAATCCACCACAATGCATTGGCATGGCATTCACATGTCGCGCACTCCGGAGATGGATGGCGTTGCCTATGTCACACAGTATCCCTTGGAGCCGGGTGAAGTGTTTCGCTATGAGTTCCAAGCGGATCGCAGTGGTTCCATGTGGTACCACAGTCACATGGGCTGGCAGCGTGGCTTTGGAGTAGCTGGTAATCTGATTATTCGACAGCCACATCAGGCTAATCCTCATGCACGTCTCTATGACTACGATCTGGTGGAGCATGCTCTGTTGGTGCAGGACATCTTCTATGACTACGACTTCCAGCAGGTGCGCAACATTCTCATCAACGGCAAGGGACGCAATCATCTCAGTCAGCTGCCGGATCAGGATGACAGGCATCGCTATGAAAGATTAAGAGTCACACCTGGCTACCGCTACCGCATACGAGTTCTCTACAATGGCATCTTCAACTGCCCGGTGGAGTTCTCCATTGAACAGCACAAGCTCCTAATCATTAGCACCGATGGCAATGACATTGAGCCCGTCCTGGCAGATGGCTTCTTTCTAACCTCCGCAGAGCGTTTTGACTTTGTGCTGGAGGCGAATCAATATGCCAAGAATTACTGGATACGTGTGCGTGGCTTTGAGCAGTGTGAGGAGCGCAATATTTATCAAGGAGCAGTGCTAAGCTATCGAGGAGCTGCTCGCACTGAGTTGCCCCAAGGCAGCATTTTGGATGGCCAGCAGACTAGAGATCTCCATGATCCTCCCATATACATAAACGATTTTCGCTATAGTTTCTCAAATGAGTCAATTATCACGCTACGACAGTCGAGTCCGGACAAGGATGTGGGCACTGTGTCCTTGCGCTCACTGGAGCCCGTTCCCTGGCCCAGATATACCAAATTCCTGACGCACTATTCCAGCCTGAGCCAACGGCAGGCACCAAATGGCGAGcaattgtttcaaattgacgAGATCAGCTATCTTTCTCCAGGCATTTCGTTACTACAAGGACGTCATCTCTACCAAGATGATGGCTACTTCTGCAATCGCAGCTCCTTGGCCGCCCAGGGACGCAACTGTGCCCGGGAACTGTGCGAATGTGTCCATGTGATACGCTTGCCAGCCTATCGACCCATTGAAATGGTCGTGGCCAACTACATGGATGGCACGCATCCCATTCACATGCATGGCTTCACCTTCCGCCTGGTCGGACAGGGTGTCCTGGGTAATCAGAATGATCTGAGAAAT ATTCGCGAATTGGATCGTCGAGGACGTCTGTCTCGACTGCCTGACGATTATGCTGCTGTCGCCAAGGACACGGTGCAAGTTCCTGGTCTGGGCTACGTTATATTGCGCTTCATCTCGGACAATCCGGGATTCTGGAGTTACCATTGTCACATTGAGTCACATGCGGTAATGGGCATGGCAGCCGTGCTCAAGATCGGCGAGGACCATCAAATGAAACGGATTCCAGCTCGAGTTCGTTGTTAA
- the LOC117792879 gene encoding cystathionine beta-synthase-like protein isoform X1: MQGALNCSMSANKSYVRPADFIDPGKPSKCTWHLGTKEKSPHTQRGIAHRQKITPDILEVIGCTPMVKLNNIPAKEGIQCEMYAKCEYLNPGGSVKDRIGYRMVQDAEEQGLLKPGFTIIEPTSGNTGIGLAMACAVKGYKCIIVMPEKMSNEKVYALRALGAKIIRTPTEAAYDSPEGLIYVAQQLQRQTPNSIVLDQYRNAGNPLAHYDGTAAEILWQLDDKVDMVVLSAGTAGTISGIGRKIKEQAPDCRIVGVDPYGSILARPVELNKTDVQFYEVEGIGYDFPPTVFDDTVVDVWTKICDADCFPMSRRLNAEEGLLCGGSSGGAMHAALKYARSLKAGQRCVVILPDGIRNYMTKFVSDNWMEARGFKEIVNEHRHWWWSVPIAQLQLPSPVAILESNTSVGDAIALMKKHRVEQLPLVDQHNGTVLGVVGQETLINQIVSMNRKLDEPALKAINKRVIRLPETEILGKLARVLEVDPSVLIVGKDADDKETVLAVATKLDVTSYIASGAGAKQNGNGCGDH, translated from the exons ATGCAGGGGGCATTGAACTGCT CGATGTCAGCGAATAAGAGTTACGTGCGACCCGCGGATTTCATAGATCCTGGCAAGCCTTCGAAGTGCACATGGCATCTGGGCACCAAGGAGAAGTCGCCCCATACGCAACGTGGCATTGCGCATCGTCAAAAGATTACTCCGGATATCCTGGAGGTGATTGGATGCACGCCTATGGTCAAGCTCAATAACATACCTGCCAAGGAGGGCATCCAGTGCGAGATGT ACGCCAAGTGTGAGTACCTTAATCCAGGCGGCTCTGTCAAGGATCGCATTGGTTATCGCATGGTGCAGGATGCGGAGGAGCAGGGACTGCTCAAGCCGGGCTTTACCATCATTGAGCCGACATCTGGAAACACAGGCATTGGACTGGCTATGGCCTGTGCTGTCAAAGGATACAAGTGCATCATTGTCATGCCCGAGAAGATGTCCAATGAGAAGGTGTATGCTCTGCGTGCACTGGGTGCCAAAATAATTCGCACGCCCACAGAGGCAGCATATGACTCTCCCGAGGGCCTCATCTATGTAGCTCAACAACTCCAACGTCAGACGCCCAACTCAATTGTATTGGATCAATACCGTAATGCGGGCAATCCCTTGGCGCATTATGATGGCACTGCCGCTGAGATTCTCTGGCAACTGGATGATAAGGTGGACATGGTTGTTCTTTCCGCTGGCACTGCTGGCACCATCAGTGGCATTGGACGCAAAATCAAGGAGCAGGCTCCTGACTGTCGCATTGTAGGCGTCGATCCATATGGATCGATACTGGCGCGCCCCGTGGAGCTCAACAAGACTGATGTGCAGTTCTATGAGGTAGAGGGCATTGGCTACGACTTCCCACCCACTGTATTTGACGACACGGTTGTGGATGTATGGACTAAGATCTGTGATGCTGACTGCTTCCCAATGAGTCGTCGTCTAAATGCCGAGGAGGGTCTGCTCTGCGGTGGTTCCAGCGGAGGTGCTATGCATGCAGCCCTAAAGTATGCACGTTCTTTGAAGGCAGGACAGCGTTGTGTAGTTATCCTGCCTGATGGCATTCGTAACTACATGACCAAGTTCGTATCCGATAATTGGATGGAGGCACGCGGCTTTAAGGAGATCGTTAACGAGCATCGTCACTGGTGGTGGAGTGTACCCATTGCCCAACTACAGCTGCCCAGTCCTGTTGCCATTCTTGAGTCCAACACAAGTGTTGGAGATGCCATCGCACTCATGAAGAAGCACCGCGTAGAGCAGCTGCCCTTGGTTGACCAACATAATGG AACCGTTTTGGGTGTCGTGGGTCAAGAGACTCTCATCAATCAGATTGTCAGCATGAATCGTAAGTTGGATGAGCCGGCCTTAAAGGCCATTAACAAGCGAGTCATCCGTCTGCCTGAGACTGAGATACTGGGCAAGCTGGCACGTGTGCTGGAGGTGGATCCCAGTGTGCTTATTGTTGGAAAGGACGCTGATGATAAGGAGACTGTCCTGGCAGTGGCCACCAAGCTGGATGTCACCTCGTATATTGCCTCTGGCGCTGGCGCCAAGCAAAATGGCAACGGATGCGGCGATCATTAG
- the LOC117792879 gene encoding cystathionine beta-synthase-like protein isoform X2 — translation MSANKSYVRPADFIDPGKPSKCTWHLGTKEKSPHTQRGIAHRQKITPDILEVIGCTPMVKLNNIPAKEGIQCEMYAKCEYLNPGGSVKDRIGYRMVQDAEEQGLLKPGFTIIEPTSGNTGIGLAMACAVKGYKCIIVMPEKMSNEKVYALRALGAKIIRTPTEAAYDSPEGLIYVAQQLQRQTPNSIVLDQYRNAGNPLAHYDGTAAEILWQLDDKVDMVVLSAGTAGTISGIGRKIKEQAPDCRIVGVDPYGSILARPVELNKTDVQFYEVEGIGYDFPPTVFDDTVVDVWTKICDADCFPMSRRLNAEEGLLCGGSSGGAMHAALKYARSLKAGQRCVVILPDGIRNYMTKFVSDNWMEARGFKEIVNEHRHWWWSVPIAQLQLPSPVAILESNTSVGDAIALMKKHRVEQLPLVDQHNGTVLGVVGQETLINQIVSMNRKLDEPALKAINKRVIRLPETEILGKLARVLEVDPSVLIVGKDADDKETVLAVATKLDVTSYIASGAGAKQNGNGCGDH, via the exons ATGTCAGCGAATAAGAGTTACGTGCGACCCGCGGATTTCATAGATCCTGGCAAGCCTTCGAAGTGCACATGGCATCTGGGCACCAAGGAGAAGTCGCCCCATACGCAACGTGGCATTGCGCATCGTCAAAAGATTACTCCGGATATCCTGGAGGTGATTGGATGCACGCCTATGGTCAAGCTCAATAACATACCTGCCAAGGAGGGCATCCAGTGCGAGATGT ACGCCAAGTGTGAGTACCTTAATCCAGGCGGCTCTGTCAAGGATCGCATTGGTTATCGCATGGTGCAGGATGCGGAGGAGCAGGGACTGCTCAAGCCGGGCTTTACCATCATTGAGCCGACATCTGGAAACACAGGCATTGGACTGGCTATGGCCTGTGCTGTCAAAGGATACAAGTGCATCATTGTCATGCCCGAGAAGATGTCCAATGAGAAGGTGTATGCTCTGCGTGCACTGGGTGCCAAAATAATTCGCACGCCCACAGAGGCAGCATATGACTCTCCCGAGGGCCTCATCTATGTAGCTCAACAACTCCAACGTCAGACGCCCAACTCAATTGTATTGGATCAATACCGTAATGCGGGCAATCCCTTGGCGCATTATGATGGCACTGCCGCTGAGATTCTCTGGCAACTGGATGATAAGGTGGACATGGTTGTTCTTTCCGCTGGCACTGCTGGCACCATCAGTGGCATTGGACGCAAAATCAAGGAGCAGGCTCCTGACTGTCGCATTGTAGGCGTCGATCCATATGGATCGATACTGGCGCGCCCCGTGGAGCTCAACAAGACTGATGTGCAGTTCTATGAGGTAGAGGGCATTGGCTACGACTTCCCACCCACTGTATTTGACGACACGGTTGTGGATGTATGGACTAAGATCTGTGATGCTGACTGCTTCCCAATGAGTCGTCGTCTAAATGCCGAGGAGGGTCTGCTCTGCGGTGGTTCCAGCGGAGGTGCTATGCATGCAGCCCTAAAGTATGCACGTTCTTTGAAGGCAGGACAGCGTTGTGTAGTTATCCTGCCTGATGGCATTCGTAACTACATGACCAAGTTCGTATCCGATAATTGGATGGAGGCACGCGGCTTTAAGGAGATCGTTAACGAGCATCGTCACTGGTGGTGGAGTGTACCCATTGCCCAACTACAGCTGCCCAGTCCTGTTGCCATTCTTGAGTCCAACACAAGTGTTGGAGATGCCATCGCACTCATGAAGAAGCACCGCGTAGAGCAGCTGCCCTTGGTTGACCAACATAATGG AACCGTTTTGGGTGTCGTGGGTCAAGAGACTCTCATCAATCAGATTGTCAGCATGAATCGTAAGTTGGATGAGCCGGCCTTAAAGGCCATTAACAAGCGAGTCATCCGTCTGCCTGAGACTGAGATACTGGGCAAGCTGGCACGTGTGCTGGAGGTGGATCCCAGTGTGCTTATTGTTGGAAAGGACGCTGATGATAAGGAGACTGTCCTGGCAGTGGCCACCAAGCTGGATGTCACCTCGTATATTGCCTCTGGCGCTGGCGCCAAGCAAAATGGCAACGGATGCGGCGATCATTAG
- the LOC117792883 gene encoding antigen 5 like allergen Cul n 1-like encodes MKVLIILATLAGVAIAVDYCALPTCLDKHIACNNKGNFSEDCPKDVREVKMESHQKLILSLFNELRNMVAGGGLEGLPKAARMAKMTWCEELAHLALFNVETCQSLPDKCRSTERFAYAGQNNAIFSYSGAESEYTDAEIIKEQIEKWFGERSNASPEILASFPEDLPNKNIAKFTIAVAEKNSHLGCAAVRFSRDYYNHFVLTCNFATTNVIGQPVYTPGDKATSGCKNRYGAAFDYPNLCYAKEIYDNDKIIADIRVF; translated from the exons ATGAAAGTATTGATTATATTGGCTACCTTGGCAGGAGTCGCAATTGCAGTGGACTACTGTGCTTTGCCCACATGTCTGGACAAGCACATTGCCTGCAATAACAAGGGA AATTTCAGTGAAGATTGCCCTAAGGATGTGCGTGAAGTGAAGATGGAGTCACATCAGAAGTTGATCCTCAGTCTGTTTAATGAGCTGCGCAACATGGTTGCTGGAGGCGGTCTCGAGGGCTTACCCAAGGCTGCTCGCATGGCCAAGATGACCTGGTGTGAGGAACTCGCCCATTTGGCCTTGTTCAATGTGGAGACCTGTCAATCCCTTCCTGACAAATGCCGCAGTACCGAACGCTTTGCGTACGCTGGCCAAAACAATGCCATTTTCAGTTACAGTGGAGCTGAGTCCGAGTATACCGATGCGGAGATCATTAAGGAACAGATCGAGAAGTGGTTCGGAGAGCGTAGTAATGCCTCTCCCGAAATTCTTGCCAGTTTCCCCGAGGATTTGCCCAACAAGAATATAGCCAAGTTCACAATTGCCGTTGCCGAGAAGAATAGCCATTTGGGATGCGCTGCCGTGAGATTCTCCCGTGATTATTACAATCACTTTGTGCTCACCTGTAACTTTGCTACGACGAATGTGATCGGTCAACCTGTTTACACTCCCGGAGATAAGGCAACATCGGGCTGCAAGAACCGTTATGGTGCCGCCTTCGACTATCCCAATCTGTGCTACGCTAAGGAAATCTACGATAACGACAAGATCATTGCTGACATTAGAGTGTTCTAA
- the LOC117792881 gene encoding cystathionine beta-synthase-like protein produces the protein MAANNSYERPADFIDPGQPSRCTWHLGTKEQTPHTQPGIAHPQKITPDILQAIGCTPLVRLNNIPAKEGIQCEMYAKCEFMNPGGSVKDRISYRMIQDAEDKGLLKPGYTIIEPTSGNTGIGLAMACAVKGYKCIIVMPERMSNERVYALHALGAKIIRTPNEAPFDSAEGVHYVAQQLQRETPNSIVLDQFRNAGNPLAHYDGTAAEILWQLDNKVDMIVVSTGTVGTISGIGRKIKEQAPDCRIVGVDPYGSVLARPMEINKTDVLSYEVEGIGYKFPPTVYDGTVIDEWAKVYDVDIFPMSRRLIAEEGLLCGGSSGGAMHAALKYARSLKAGQRCVVILPDGIRNYMTRFVSDNWMEARGFKEIVNEHRHWWWSVPIAKLQLPSPVAILQSNTSVGDAIALMKKHRVEQLPMVDQHNGTVLGVVGQETLINQIVSMNRKLDEPALKAINKRVIRLPETEILGKLARVLEVDPSVLIVGKDADDKETVLAVATKLDVTSYIASGAGAKQNGNGCVDH, from the exons ATGGCAGCGAATAACAGCTACGAACGTCCGGCCGATTTCATAGATCCTGGCCAGCCTTCGAGATGCACATGGCATCTGGGCACCAAGGAGCAGACGCCCCATACGCAACCTGGCATTGCACATCCCCAAAAGATTACCCCGGATATCCTGCAGGCGATTGGATGCACGCCTCTGGTCAGGCTCAATAACATACCTGCCAAGGAGGGCATTCAGTGCGAAATGT atGCCAAGTGTGAGTTCATGAATCCGGGTGGTTCAGTGAAAGATCGAATCAGCTATCGTATGATACAGGATGCGGAGGATAAAGGATTACTGAAGCCGGGCTACACTATCATTGAGCCGACATCTGGAAACACAGGCATTGGACTGGCTATGGCCTGTGCTGTCAAAGGATACAAGTGCATCATTGTAATGCCCGAAAGGATGTCCAATGAGAGGGTCTATGCGCTGCATGCACTGGGTGCTAAAATTATCCGTACTCCCAATGAGGCACCTTTCGACTCGGCTGAGGGTGTCCACTACGTGGCACAGCAGCTACAACGTGAAACACCCAACTCGATTGTTCTAGATCAATTTCGTAACGCCGGCAACCCATTAGCGCATTATGATGGTACTGCTGCTGAGATTCTGTGGCAACTGGACAATAAGGTGGACATGATTGTGGTTTCCACTGGTACGGTGGGCACCATCAGTGGCATTGGACGGAAGATCAAGGAGCAGGCTCCTGATTGTCGCATTGTGGGCGTCGATCCATATGGCTCTGTGTTAGCACGTCCCATGGAGATCAACAAGACGGATGTGCTGTCCTATGAAGTCGAGGGCATTGGCTATAAGTTTCCACCAACCGTTTATGATGGAACTGTTATCGATGAATGGGCGAAGGTCTATGATGTCGACATCTTTCCAATGAGTCGTCGTCTGATTGCCGAGGAGGGTCTGCTCTGCGGTGGTTCCAGCGGAGGTGCTATGCATGCAGCCCTAAAGTATGCACGTTCTTTGAAGGCAGGACAGCGCTGTGTAGTTATCCTGCCCGATGGCATTCGTAACTATATGACCAGATTTGTATCCGATAACTGGATGGAGGCACGTGGCTTCAAGGAGATCGTTAACGAGCATCGTCACTGGTGGTGGAGTGTACCCATTGCAAAATTACAGCTGCCCAGTCCAGTTGCCATTCTTCAGTCCAACACAAGTGTTGGAGATGCCATCGCACTCATGAAGAAGCACCGCGTGGAGCAGCTGCCCATGGTGGACCAACATAATGG AACCGTTTTGGGTGTCGTGGGTCAAGAGACTCTCATCAATCAGATTGTCAGCATGAATCGTAAGTTGGATGAGCCGGCCTTAAAGGCCATTAACAAGCGAGTCATCCGTCTGCCTGAGACTGAGATCCTGGGCAAGCTGGCACGTGTGCTGGAGGTGGATCCCAGTGTGCTTATTGTTGGAAAGGACGCTGATGATAAGGAGACTGTCCTGGCAGTGGCCACCAAGCTGGATGTCACCTCGTATATTGCCTCTGGCGCTGGCGCCAAGCAAAATGGCAATGGATGCGTTGATCATTAG
- the LOC117792878 gene encoding zinc finger protein 880-like — protein MSVTVTADLVLCEWQLILSAELVLDALYAALVVRKSLLHKIKSKMKETMGSRSAYRKRLLRFEKKEKIRLIAAVRVRRLLWDMLDSEHNDMMGVKEAWQSVGSEIGRDPNDCKVAWRSLRQSYRYHCKAANSRLKIGEDDDEGEVDPLETRDIQWVFADHMAFLKEMSKEKRSDSVALDETPTSNSVLEDYTDMEYLETYDHNHDEVEGDDVNYPTQDDVDEEGTTNIYYLTKSSTHEDMLSKPKITQNDVLCRTCMQPTDARTSENLFKPHNSKLLRDIKELTDLHLKRDEDYSDFICGHCQQVLEIASEFRRVCIESQTQVLINVQMKEETEDMDSPESIIQHSSSHSDLSIQEERLEDIAISDNEIYYEEDDVPPLASTKSPPIIKKSKKQSKSFKYQCHECGLTFSSQDLLKMHMHQIHSMQLHTRFVCKHCGHDFKYSAPLVEHLKSIGVKFDYKCEECGQKFHSRFFLKKHMRRVHGLADEHICHICGKNFTTGFNLRNHIVRHAGTRPHKCKLCNAAFSTTAELNNHKRTHDNVRPYPCRYGCGKTFRHCSNRSTHERVHMDGSLRPFQCDYCDKSFVTKGDCRTHQVVHTMSRDFSCDICEQSFKLQKHYQQHLTTKSHKKVEALAKVQNTDTMA, from the exons ATGTCAGTCACAGTGACAGCTGATTTAGTTTTATGCGAATGGCAACTTATTCTTTCTGCTGAACTTGTTCTTGACGCGTTGTACGCTGCTCTGGTTGTGAGAAAATCacttttacataaaataaaat cAAAAATGAAAGAGACGATGGGCAGCCGCAGTGCATATCGTAAAAGATTGCTAAGAtttgaaaagaaagaaaagataCGACTTATAGCCGCTGTAAGGGTAAGACGTCTTCTCTGGGATATGCTGGACAGTGAGCACAATGATATGATGGGTGTCAAGGAGGCGTGGCAATCAGTTGGCTCTGAAATTGGCAGAGATC CAAACGATTGCAAGGTCGCTTGGCGTTCCTTAAGACAGAGCTATCGGTACCACTGTAAGGCGGCGAACAGTCGCCTCAAGATTGGCGAAGATGACGACGAAGGCGAAGTCGATCCATTGGAAACTCGCGATATTCAATGGGTATTTGCCGATCATATGGCTTTCTTAAAGGAAATGTCAAAGGAAAAAAG ATCAGACTCTGTCGCTTTGGACGAAACTCCTACAAGCAACTCAGTATTAGAAGATTATACTGACATGGAGTACTTGGAAACCTATGACCATAACCATGACGAAGTCGAAGGCGATGATGTGAATTACCCTACACAGGATGATGTAGATGAAGAAGGAACTacgaatatatattatttgacaAAATCGTCAACGCACGAAGAT atgCTGAGTAAACCAAAGATCACACAGAATGATGTCTTATGTAGAACGTGCATGCAGCCAACAGATGCTCGAACATCAGAAAATCTATTTAAGCCTCACAATAGCAAGCTACTTCGAGATATCAAAGAGCTGACAGATCTGCAT CTAAAACGAGATGAAGACTACTCGGATTTTATTTGTGGCCACTGTCAACAAGTTCTGGAGATTGCCAGTGAATTTCGCAGAGTGTGCATTGAGTCACAAACCCAGGTCCTGATAAACGTACAAATGAAGGAGGAGACAGAAGATATGGATTCTCCAGAGTCAATAATACAGCACAGTTCAAGTCATTCAGACTTGAGCATACAAGAAGAACGGCTGGAGGATATCGCTATTTCAGATAACGAAATCTATTATGAAGAAGATGACGTGCCACCGTTAGCTTCAACAAAGTCCCCACCAAttataaagaaatcaaaaaagcAGTCAAAATCATTCAAATACCAGTGTCATGAGTGTGGACTGACATTTTCAAGCCAAGATTTACTCAAGATGCACATGCATCAGATTCATAGCATGCAGCTACATACTAG ATTTGTGTGCAAGCATTGTGGACATGATTTCAAGTATTCTGCTCCCCTTGTTGAGCACCTGAAGAGCATTGGAGTTAAGTTTGATTACAAGTGCGAAGAATGTGGTCAGAAGTTTCACAGCAGATTTTTCCTTAAGAAGCATATGAGACGAGTCCATGGACTGGCTGATGAGCatatttgccacatttgtggTAAAAACTTCACCACTGGATTTAATCTACGAAATCACATTGTGCGCCACGCCGGCACTCGACcccataaatgtaaattatgcaATGCTGCCTTTTCGACGACTGCTGAACTGAATAACCACAAGCGAACTCACGATAATGTACGTCCATATCCCTGCCGTTATGGGTGTGGCAAAACCTTTCGCCACTGCAGCAATCGTAGCACTCACGAGAG AGTACATATGGATGGCAGTTTGCGACCCTTTCAATGTGACTATTGCGACAAATCGTTTGTTACCAAAGGCGACTGCAGAACTCATCAAGTGGTTCATACTATGAGTCGTGATTTTAGCTGTGACATTTGCGAACAAAGCTTTAAATTACAGAAGCATTATCAGCAGCATCTCACGACCAAGTCTCACAAAAAGGTGGAGGCTCTCGCTAAAGTGCAGAATACAGATACCATGGCATAG